From Bosea sp. NBC_00550, the proteins below share one genomic window:
- a CDS encoding FAD-dependent oxidoreductase — translation MSKRNQPELPEEADVVVVGSGAAALAAAAALSIKGLDVIILEKADCFGGTTAFSGAAMYLPLTKKAAAAGVHDSREDVLRYLDNVVGTAAPADLRVAFVDHADEALRFFEDNTHLRYTLRGLAPDYHPEKDGAVEASRVLDVCEFDGRRLGLHFKELRAPLATHLVFGGMMVNRQDVQTLLQFGRNAAATWRGTKLIARYARDRLRWPRGTRLVVGSALVARLAATVLERGVSLFLNSPVTGLVRDPASGRVDGVVVTQPDGSHRRIVARQAVVMATGGFARNEAMSAAERRSGSSPHQSMLPATNRGDGIAVARSIGGAFGPEAAGSFFWTPVSLRHDRDGDITPFAHLTLDRAKPGIIAIDREGKRFTNEADSYHRFGQALQSLKPLLQNGPLAWLICDALALRRYGLGLARPFPAHRANRALIASGYLFQAPTLEALAERLGISPSALADTVARCNRFAATGRDEDFGKGSSRHNTALGDPGVAPNPCLAPLSAGPFYAVALYSGDLGTARGLCSDTSARVLDDAGQPIAGLYAVGNDMQSIMGGTYPGPGITLGPALVFAYLAASDIAERAAAANARQQG, via the coding sequence ATGTCCAAGCGGAACCAGCCCGAACTGCCGGAGGAGGCCGATGTCGTCGTCGTCGGCTCCGGTGCAGCAGCGCTAGCGGCCGCGGCGGCGCTTAGTATCAAGGGACTTGACGTCATCATTCTGGAGAAGGCCGACTGCTTTGGCGGCACCACGGCCTTCTCCGGCGCGGCGATGTATCTGCCACTCACGAAGAAAGCAGCCGCCGCCGGTGTGCACGACTCCCGTGAAGATGTGCTGCGCTATCTCGACAACGTCGTCGGGACTGCGGCGCCAGCCGATCTGCGGGTCGCTTTCGTTGACCATGCCGACGAGGCGCTCCGCTTCTTCGAGGACAACACCCATCTGCGCTACACGCTGCGCGGCCTGGCGCCGGATTACCATCCCGAGAAGGACGGCGCCGTCGAGGCGAGCCGGGTTCTCGATGTCTGCGAGTTCGACGGCCGGCGCCTTGGGCTGCACTTCAAGGAGCTGCGCGCGCCTCTCGCAACCCATCTCGTCTTTGGCGGGATGATGGTCAACCGCCAGGATGTGCAGACGCTGCTGCAGTTCGGCCGCAACGCCGCTGCGACCTGGCGCGGCACCAAGCTGATTGCGCGCTATGCCCGCGACCGGCTGCGCTGGCCGCGCGGCACGCGCCTCGTCGTCGGCAGTGCTCTGGTGGCGCGTCTCGCCGCGACAGTGCTCGAGCGCGGCGTCTCGCTGTTCCTGAATTCGCCCGTCACCGGTCTTGTGCGAGATCCCGCGTCGGGACGCGTCGACGGCGTTGTCGTGACGCAGCCGGATGGCAGCCACCGCCGCATCGTCGCGCGCCAGGCCGTGGTAATGGCGACCGGCGGCTTCGCGCGCAACGAGGCGATGAGCGCGGCCGAGCGCCGATCCGGCAGCTCGCCGCACCAGAGCATGCTGCCTGCGACCAATCGCGGCGACGGCATCGCTGTTGCGCGATCAATCGGTGGAGCATTCGGGCCCGAGGCGGCCGGCTCGTTCTTCTGGACACCCGTCTCGCTACGCCACGACCGTGACGGCGACATCACTCCGTTTGCGCATCTGACGCTGGATCGGGCAAAGCCCGGCATCATCGCCATCGATCGCGAGGGGAAGCGCTTCACCAACGAGGCGGATTCCTATCATCGCTTCGGACAGGCGCTTCAAAGCCTGAAACCCCTGCTGCAGAATGGCCCGCTTGCCTGGCTGATCTGCGACGCCCTCGCATTGCGCCGCTATGGGCTCGGCTTGGCCCGGCCTTTTCCGGCGCATCGCGCCAATCGCGCGCTGATCGCATCCGGTTACCTGTTCCAGGCTCCGACCCTGGAGGCACTCGCAGAACGCCTCGGCATCTCGCCCAGTGCGCTGGCCGATACGGTCGCACGCTGTAATCGCTTCGCCGCGACCGGCCGCGACGAGGATTTCGGCAAGGGAAGTTCGCGCCACAATACCGCGTTGGGCGATCCCGGCGTGGCCCCGAACCCGTGCCTTGCCCCACTCAGTGCCGGCCCATTCTATGCCGTGGCGCTCTATAGTGGCGATCTCGGCACCGCCCGCGGCCTCTGCTCCGATACCAGCGCACGCGTGTTAGACGATGCCGGTCAACCGATCGCCGGCCTCTATGCCGTCGGCAACGACATGCAGTCGATCATGGGCGGCACCTATCCGGGCCCCGGCATCACCCTCGGCCCGGCTTTGGTCTTTGCCTATCTCGCCGCCAGCGACATCGCGGAGCGCGCGGCGGCCGCGAATGCACGCCAACAAGGATAA
- a CDS encoding sugar phosphate isomerase/epimerase family protein, whose amino-acid sequence MHANKDKPMNRRDISLAQLGMNDAGPVALIEAAASAGFGSVGLPLRSGALRPLKFEIVDDPAMVTAIERACKATGVGIFDVESLVLGHEPPDDALRRTFEIAARIGASRMSCLGYEPAIGPGRMQDGETAERFAALCAVAAEFDLLIGIEFMLFRSIRTLGDAVSVIEAAGAPNARIILDALHVHRSGATVADVAALPAGIVSHLQLCDAAASAPLPEQLVDEARSERLLPGDGVIPLLGLIAALPAGTPLSLEIPVAANAHLPVAERARRGMASLGWLIAEHTL is encoded by the coding sequence ATGCACGCCAACAAGGATAAGCCGATGAATCGTCGCGACATCTCGCTCGCCCAGCTCGGCATGAACGATGCCGGGCCGGTCGCCCTGATCGAAGCGGCAGCGTCTGCCGGGTTCGGCTCCGTCGGTCTGCCGCTGCGCTCGGGCGCGCTCAGGCCGCTGAAGTTCGAGATCGTTGACGATCCGGCGATGGTCACCGCGATCGAACGCGCCTGCAAAGCCACCGGCGTCGGAATCTTCGACGTGGAATCGCTCGTGCTCGGCCATGAGCCGCCCGATGATGCGCTGCGCCGCACATTCGAGATCGCGGCGAGGATCGGCGCGTCGCGCATGTCATGCCTCGGCTACGAACCGGCGATCGGCCCGGGCCGAATGCAGGACGGTGAGACGGCTGAAAGGTTTGCCGCGCTTTGCGCCGTGGCCGCAGAGTTCGATCTGCTGATCGGGATCGAATTCATGCTGTTCCGCTCGATCCGCACTCTTGGTGACGCAGTCTCAGTAATCGAGGCAGCCGGTGCGCCGAATGCCCGCATCATCCTGGACGCACTGCATGTCCATCGCTCGGGCGCGACGGTAGCCGATGTGGCCGCCCTACCTGCAGGAATCGTCTCTCACCTTCAGCTATGCGACGCCGCCGCATCCGCGCCGCTGCCGGAACAGCTCGTCGACGAGGCGCGCAGCGAACGTCTGCTTCCTGGCGACGGCGTGATTCCGCTCTTAGGTCTCATCGCGGCGTTGCCTGCCGGCACGCCGCTCTCCCTCGAAATCCCCGTAGCGGCGAATGCCCACCTGCCGGTGGCCGAGCGCGCCCGGCGCGGCATGGCATCGCTCGGGTGGCTGATCGCAGAACACACCCTCTGA